One Thiocapsa sp. genomic window, TCATGCCGTTCCAGGCGGTGAGGATCTTCTCATCCCGATGCGGATGCGGGCGCTCCTCGCGATGCCGGTAGAGGCGCTGATTGATGGCGTCCAGGCGCTCCCACAGCTCGGCCGGGGTCAAGCCGCGGGCGGCGGCAAACGACTCCGGCGCGCTCGGCAGATGCAGGATGTTCCGCCCCTCGAAGTTGCCCGATTCGGTCACCGCGTAGAGGGCGATGGCAAGCTCGGCGTCTTCGGACGACAGCACGGACCTCAGCTCGTCCGGTGTCCAGAGGAAGAACCGCCCTTCTTCGCCCTCGCTCTCGGCATCGGTGGCGGAGTAGAAGCCGCCCGCCGGGGAGGTCAGATCGCGCAGCACGAAGTCCAGCGTGCGCCGGGCCACGCGTGCCAGCTCCGGGTCGCCGGTCAGACGCCAGGCGGCCAGATAAAGGTGCGCAAGCTGCGCCTGGTCGTAGAGCATCTTCTCGAAGTGGGGCACCAGCCAGTCGTTGTCGATCGCGTAGCGATGGAAGCCGCCGCCGACCTGATCGTGAATGCCGCCGCGCGCCATGCTCTGCAGCGTGAAGACGGCCGCCGTCAGCGCGGCTTGATCGTCTCGGCGCAGCGCCTGGTCGAGCAACAGCGCGAGCCGCGGCTGCTGCGGGAATTTGGGGGCGTCGCCAAACCCGCCCTGCAGCTCGTCATGCCGCTCGAGCAGGCCCGCGACGGCCTGATCGACGATCCGGTCTCTGAGCTCGGCGGCTTGTGCCTCGGCGGCGAGGGCCTCGGCAACGGCACGGGCAATCTCGGCCGCTCGGGCGCGCACCTGTTCCGGTTGTTCTTGCCACTGGGCATTGATGCCTTGCAGCAGTGCGCTGAAATCGTCGGGCGGGAAGTAGGTCCCGGCGACGATGGTCTCGCCCTGCGGTGTGAGGACGCTCGACATGGGCCAGCCGCCGGTGCCGGTGAGCAGTTGCACGGCGGTCATGTACACCTGATCGATGTCGGGGCGGACTTCCCGATCGACCTTGATCGCCACGAAATGCCTGTTCAGCAGAGCGGCGATGGCACTGTCCTCGAAGCTCTCGCGCTCCATCACATGGCACCAGTGGCAGGTCGAGTAACCGATAGAGAGGAACACCGGCTTGTTCTCGCGGCGGGCGCGCTCGAACGCCTCCGGCCCCCAGGGATACCAGTCGACCGGATTGTGTGCATGCTGGATGAGGTAGGGCGAATCCTCCAGAATCAGTCGGTTGGTGTAGCGAGGCTGGCCATCGGGGAGCAGGTGTTCGGTACGCGGGCGATAGTCCGGTCCCTTGGCCGCGAGCGCCGCCGCCAGCCGGCGTTGCAGCTCGGGCGGGTAGGCTGCCAAGACGTCTTCTGCCGCATGCGCGCGGTCGTGAACCTCGGCGCCGACGCCGCCACCTTCGGCGATGGTCAGGTAGAGCAGCAGGGAAAGGCCGACGAGCACGCGGCTCATGAGTGTTCCTCGGGGTGAGGGAGGCTTGAATGCCTGCTGGCTCCGTCGCTGTCGGAAGTGGCTGGAGCCTCACGCAATCAGACCCGGCTACCGCGAAAGCTCCACCTTATCGTAGACCTCGGCCAGCGACAGCTCGGCCTCGACGACGCGCAGCGGGATGGATTCCGACGGATCCTGATAGCTGCTCAGACTCCAGGTCCCGTCCGGCTGTCGGAGGAACAG contains:
- a CDS encoding DUF255 domain-containing protein, yielding MSRVLVGLSLLLYLTIAEGGGVGAEVHDRAHAAEDVLAAYPPELQRRLAAALAAKGPDYRPRTEHLLPDGQPRYTNRLILEDSPYLIQHAHNPVDWYPWGPEAFERARRENKPVFLSIGYSTCHWCHVMERESFEDSAIAALLNRHFVAIKVDREVRPDIDQVYMTAVQLLTGTGGWPMSSVLTPQGETIVAGTYFPPDDFSALLQGINAQWQEQPEQVRARAAEIARAVAEALAAEAQAAELRDRIVDQAVAGLLERHDELQGGFGDAPKFPQQPRLALLLDQALRRDDQAALTAAVFTLQSMARGGIHDQVGGGFHRYAIDNDWLVPHFEKMLYDQAQLAHLYLAAWRLTGDPELARVARRTLDFVLRDLTSPAGGFYSATDAESEGEEGRFFLWTPDELRSVLSSEDAELAIALYAVTESGNFEGRNILHLPSAPESFAAARGLTPAELWERLDAINQRLYRHREERPHPHRDEKILTAWNGMMITALAEAADALDEPRYLSAAERAAELLWGELRPAPGRINRVYLDGRATQPGLLEDYAFLGQAMGALYDATGEQRWLTRAREMADALWERFADPIAGGLFMGEATEETPLMARPKDVTDGVMPSATSAALQLLAELTRRTDELDYERHATGLLASTSGRVTQAPSAFPALLAALNLLRDGDTGPVQYAARGAVRAEARISDRNSDSSSPGYDGSGNLVIDLTLRPGWHVNAHRPLQDALIGTTLRMRGDPADWRMATPTYPTPEILRLGFQREPLAVYQGRVRIEATLEEKPQQRAVPSEAPSAWLPFELRLQACSDAICLAPETLVLQVPLPAR